A single region of the Salmo salar chromosome ssa16, Ssal_v3.1, whole genome shotgun sequence genome encodes:
- the LOC123727715 gene encoding 5-hydroxytryptamine receptor 3A-like, with amino-acid sequence MDENRAPIVPYVYIKHTGKVRDANPVRVVSSCNLEIYTFPFDVQNCTFTFRSYIHHVSDIRITLGKKVEDILKRSISVLSTEGEWELMDIKSSKFKLSSFDQGESNPYDELCFYIVLRRRATLYVVNLLIPSCFLITVDLFSFLLPPQNVDRSSFKMTLILGYSVFLLIINNLLPVTGSTIPLINVFFAICLALMVASLLETILITNLLVGSSNFHPVPGWVRVLVLRFMGNLVWLPQKSREDKIILNPVAGETDLKVCPLVTVERQVQTGEPGKMWAEEGDPTLAELRNLGNELQSIRLQVAQHVDGNQISQDWMQVGYILDRLLFVVYCIFVTFSFIVILSIWSNSYNQ; translated from the exons ATGGATGAAAACAGAGCTCCCATCGTCCCTTATGTGTACATTAAGCACACTGGTAAAGTGCGAGACGCCAACCCTGTCAGAGTGGTTAGCTCCTGTAACCTGGAGATCTACACCTTCCCCTTTGACGTCCAGAACTGCACCTTCACCTTCAGATCCTACATCCACCACG TGTCGGACATAAGGATTACCTTAGGGAAGAAGGTGGAGGACATCCTGAAACGCTCCATTAGTGTGTTGTCCACTGAAGGGGAGTGGGAGCTGATGGACATCAAATCCAGCAAGTTCAAGTTATCATCATTTGATCAGGGAGAAAGCAACCCCTATGATGAGCTCTGCTTCTAT ATTGTCCTGAGGCGCAGAGCAACCCTCTACGTGGTGAACCTCCTGATCCCCAGCTGCTTCCTCATCACTGTGGATCTCTTCAGCTTCCTGTTGCCTCCCCAGAACGTGGACCGCTCCTCCTTCAAGATGACCCTTATTTTGGGCTACTCGGTCTTTCTGCTCATCATAAATAACCTGCTGCCCGTCACAGGAAGCACCATTCCACTGATAA ATGTGTTCTTCGCCATCTGCTTGGCTCTGATGGTGGCCAGCCTGCTGGAGACTATTCTCATCACCAACCTCCTGGTTGGCTCCAGTAACTTCCACCCAGTGCCTGGCTGGGTCCGAGTGCTCGTCCTGCGCTTCATGGGCAACCTCGTCTGGCTGCCTCAGAAATCAAGAGAGGACAAGATCATCCTCAATCCAGTTGCAGGAG AAACAGACTTGAAAGTCTGTCCTCTAGTGACGGTGGAGAGACAGGTTCAAACAGGAGAACCAGGTAAGATGTGGGCAGAGGAAGGCGATCCAACCCTGGCGGAGCTGAGGAATCTGGGCAATGAGCTGCAGTCCATCCGCCTCCAGGTGGCCCAACATGTGGACGGGAACCAGATCTCCCAGGACTGGATGCAGGTGGGCTACATCCTCGACCGGCTGCTTTTTGTTGTCTACTGCATTTTCGTCACCTTCAGCTTCATCGTCATCCTCAGCATCTGGAGTAATTCGTAcaaccagtga